TTTGAACTTTGGGCAATATCAATCAACTCCATCAGCCCATAATTTTTTTCCGGCGCAACATCAAAACCCGGTGAGCCAGTCTTTTCTGCATCATGGTGCACTTCACTTAGAGACGGCAAAACCCCACTGCCGTCCTGATGTTTCGAGTATTTCTTTTTATCCTTGTTATCTTTTCCCTGTGCATTTGGAAAAGAATATTGCATATCCCCTTTATTGGAAGCACCAGTAGATTTTTTACCACTCTGGTTCTCCTGCTTGCCATTGGCCATATTAATTGCAACAGGGGCTTGTGAGTCACCCTTCCAAATTGGCATTTCTTTCCCTAGCTGTCCCTTACTAGGAATCCATGGACGATTATAATCCTTCGGCGCAAGACGATCCGCAAAATTTGCACAGCCGCTAAACAACAAAATACAAGGAACAAATATTCCTGCAGAAAGAAGATATAAAGAGCGATCAAATGACCTCTTTTTCCAAGTCTTTTTCATATTGGCGCCGGATTGTTCTGGAATTCTTTTGTTCTTGGCGCTTTTCCTGCCATTTCTAGCATCCCGGACTCATCCAAAAGACGCTTTAACACTTCCTTTTGTTTTTGCGCCGACTGCATTCTAGCTTCTGTTGGCGGCAAAAGAAGCGTCTGCATAAGTTTATGAGAGGAATTTAAAGCATTTTCAATCGCTTGCAAACGATGCTCCGCTAATCTTACAGGCGGCACCTCTCTGCGTGAAGATGTCAGGAAATCTTTTGCTTCGCTCATTGCGCCTTGTGCCGCAGATGCCCAAAAAAGGCGCATAACACGATCTTTACTCTCATATTGTCTTTCAAGTGCAGAAAAACATTTTTGAAATAAAGCCGGCAACCGTGTCGCCGAACTCGTTGGCCATAAACGTGTAAAAATAATATAGGTTAAAATCAACCCTACGAAAATACCGATAATCCTGTCTCTGGGTGTTGTCAAATCTAAACTTGGGCCATTTTTTCCCAGCGCAGAAAGTGCAATCACAACGGCAACCTGAAAACCTGCATATGAAAATTTTTCAGGTCCTGTTTTAAACCAAGCTGCCGCCCCTAATCCAATACCCATCAAAAGTAACAACTCTGCAATATTCGTAAAAGTTGGCAAGATAAAAATCATTGCCAGCATGATAAAAACAGCTCCAACGAGCGTACCGGAGATACGTGCTACCTGCTTTGTCAGCATTTGCCCAACTGTTGGCAAACCCACAAGGAAACAGGTAATAACGCAAGTATGAATCCCCTGCCAATTCAAAGCCTGATAGAGACAAATACAAATCCCTACCGTAAACGCCCCCTTTGTTGCAAAACGGTAATTTTCTGCGCTTTGGAGAGCGCCCGGCGCAAAAAAACCTGATTTTGGCGGTTTAGGGAAATCCAGATGATTAATTTCCGAAAAAGAGGCCAATTGCTGTGAAATTTCAAGTAACGCAGGATGTGCCGTTTTTTTAAGTGTTACAAGCGGCGCAAGCGCAATATTTCCCTTTTCAAAAATTTCCGACATTTCCCGCATAATTTTTGCAAGTTTTTGCGTTTCGGAATCATTTTCAACACATTTCCAGCCCATTTCTGAAACGGCCATACGGGACAAAACCAAACAGCTAAACGCATGTAATGTAGCCTGACGCAAGCGATTAAGCAGAAGCGGCTCCCACAATTTTTCAAATGAAGCAAGCTTTACATTTTTCAGCAAAGGCATTGCGCCACCATTTAAAAGCGTTTCACTTTCTTCCCAGCTTCCCTCTTCCTTATGCTGTCCCGTTAGTAAATCCGCAGAAACCCTTAAACGCCATGCAATTTCTTTGCACAAAACCTTTTTCGGGGATGGCGATAAAATGACTCCCCCCAGAATAAGACCACCACATGAGATATAAATTGCCAATAGAAGGTAAAGTAAAACCTCTGTACTCACTTCCCCAATCGGAATACGTCCAATTTCAACCAGCGCATAAGTCATGGCAAAGCCACAAACAGGCCCCAGAAGTAATCCAAGTTTTGAGCCGATTGTCAGAAAGAAAAAAAGGAAGGCAAAGCCAACCTCTGTTATAAATTTTAAACTGTCATTATTAGCACTTACGCTCAGCGTTAAAAAAACAAGTAACACCAAAAGAGTGCAAACAACGATTAAACCGCCGCCAATCGCAATATTTAAAACCCTATTATCTTTCCAAAGAATAATCAGAACAACTGGATAGATATCGACTAAAGGTAAATGGAAACTCTGCCCTATCAAAACCGCAATCAACGTGACAAATGTCATTTCAAGCGTCATACGAAAACGACTAGGCGCTGCCTGAAAAAAAAGGGGATAGCGGCCAGGATAGCGTGAGAAAATCATTTTTCCTCCATTTTTGCGCTCTCCTGTGCTTGCTTGATATTTTCAATATTATGAGCAGGATCGGGCTCTCCTTTACAGGCCCTGCCGCGTCCGATCTCAATCGTTGCCGTAGCACCCATCCTCAAAAGCTCAGGATGCCCTTTAGAAAGTAAAATACGAACCGGAAAACGCTGAGCAATATGCACCCAATCCATCGTCTGCTGCAAATGCGGCACAGAAAAAGGCAGCGTTATCGAACTCGAAACCGCAACACCATGTCCGATTGAAACAACCGTTCCTCTCATTGGAATATGACGATTAATCATCGAATAAACTGTCGCACATTCTCCCTCTTTAATATGCGAAAGCTCTATTTCCCGGATATTGGCCTGCGCATACCATTTTTCATCCGATACCAACGTAAAAAGTGGCATACCGGGGCCAAGCACCTCTCCCTGCTTTACCTCCAAAGAGGTAATATAGCCTGAGACAGAGGCATAAAGTTCTGTTTGAGAAAGCTGATATTTTGCCTGCGCCAAGGCAGCCTCTGCGGCTTGAAGATTTGCCTCCGCCATATGTCGATCCGTTACAGCACTTTTCGCTCCTAAACTCGCACTTCTCGCACGAGAAAGTTCTGCTTCGGCCTGTGCTAAACCTGTTAATGCCGTATCATATTCCTGTGTTGAAATATAATTCTTGCCGGCTAAAGGACGTAAACGGTCAACTGTTCTCTGCGCAAGGTTGCGACGCTCCAAAGCGGCGACTTCTGTTGCTCTGGTCTGAGAAACCGTTGAATTTTGAACATTAATATCCCGCTGATTTTGCTCTAAAGCCGCTTTTGAAAAGGCAATATGCGCCTCTGCCTGCTGAACCCCAATGGCATAAGGTGTCGGATCAATCTTATAAAGAAGCTGTCCAGCAACCACATGCTGATTCACTTCAATCGGTAGATCTACTAAACGTCCGCCAACCGTTGTCGCTGCATGGACGACTTCTGCATCAATAGATCCACTTTCTGTTGCAGGATAGCGTGAAGTGCGCCAATTCACCCAAAATGCCATGGAAAGTGCAATACTTGCAAAAATAGCGCCTACCGCAATTTTTAAAATCTTATCCTTTTTTCCGCCTTTAGCGGTCGAAATGCTACTGACCTTATCATTGTCTGCATGCTGATCTGCGTTTTCACCACTAGATTTTTTATCCAACCCATCCGTATCCAGACCTAATCCAATATTTTCATCTTGTCTTTTTTTCTGTGTTTGATGGTTATCAATCGCTGAATCTTTGGGTTCTGTTTCTTTATGCTGATCCAAGTCTACTCTCCGAACCACAGCAGCCAACACGTTA
The sequence above is drawn from the Acetobacteraceae bacterium genome and encodes:
- the mdtN gene encoding multidrug transporter subunit MdtN, yielding MSTAKGGKKDKILKIAVGAIFASIALSMAFWVNWRTSRYPATESGSIDAEVVHAATTVGGRLVDLPIEVNQHVVAGQLLYKIDPTPYAIGVQQAEAHIAFSKAALEQNQRDINVQNSTVSQTRATEVAALERRNLAQRTVDRLRPLAGKNYISTQEYDTALTGLAQAEAELSRARSASLGAKSAVTDRHMAEANLQAAEAALAQAKYQLSQTELYASVSGYITSLEVKQGEVLGPGMPLFTLVSDEKWYAQANIREIELSHIKEGECATVYSMINRHIPMRGTVVSIGHGVAVSSSITLPFSVPHLQQTMDWVHIAQRFPVRILLSKGHPELLRMGATATIEIGRGRACKGEPDPAHNIENIKQAQESAKMEEK